In the genome of Mycoplasma seminis, one region contains:
- a CDS encoding TM2 domain-containing protein, which yields MKVKSTRSWLVNLLLSIFLGEFGIDRLYGGRVGLFLLKLLTAGGCAVWWIIDIILAVMGLQKDNQGLYIRP from the coding sequence ATGAAAGTTAAAAGCACTAGAAGTTGGTTAGTTAACTTATTACTTTCAATCTTTTTAGGTGAATTCGGTATCGACCGTTTATATGGTGGTCGTGTTGGATTATTCCTTTTAAAATTACTCACAGCTGGTGGTTGTGCGGTATGATGAATTATTGATATCATCCTTGCAGTAATGGGACTACAAAAAGACAATCAAGGACTATATATAAGACCTTAA
- the lysS gene encoding lysine--tRNA ligase yields MEKYTEQEQIRRNKLDFYKENNIEAFAKADNLKELTYSDNILAAYEKYSKEELDEKAIPVNITGRILTMRGPFILVKDYHGRIQVYFNKKEHSEELAKLVSTFDLGDIIYVEGTVMKTHTGAITVKAQNIKLLTKSLKPLPDKYHGLADVEEKYRHRYVDLIVNDESMQTFWTRTKIISEIRRYFDEKGYMEVETPFLHDYLSGASARPFTTHHNALDQEFVLRIATEIPLKKLLVGGVDRVYEIGRIFRNEGIDTTHNPEFTSIEFYEAYSNLEGMMQHTEALFRRLAEKLGKQTVINKGVEIDLTKPFNRIDMVDAVSEATGVNFKEISFEQAKEVANKYGIKVQKFHQLGHIINELFEELIEKTLIQPTFVYGHPIEISPLTAKGSDPRFTERAELFINTKEYANMYTELSDPIDQLQRFQEQLEEKNNGNDEASDIDWDFVEALEYGMPPTGGCGIGIDRLTMLLAEKDSIRDVLLFPTMKRK; encoded by the coding sequence ATGGAAAAATATACTGAACAAGAACAAATTAGACGTAATAAATTAGATTTTTACAAAGAAAATAATATTGAAGCTTTTGCAAAAGCTGACAACTTAAAAGAATTAACATATTCAGACAACATTTTAGCTGCTTATGAAAAATATTCAAAAGAAGAATTAGATGAAAAAGCTATTCCAGTTAACATTACAGGTAGAATTCTTACAATGAGAGGTCCTTTTATTTTAGTTAAAGATTACCACGGAAGAATTCAAGTTTACTTTAACAAAAAAGAACACTCAGAAGAATTAGCTAAATTAGTTTCAACATTTGATTTAGGAGACATTATTTATGTTGAAGGAACAGTTATGAAAACACACACAGGTGCAATTACTGTTAAAGCTCAAAACATTAAATTACTTACTAAATCACTTAAACCATTACCTGATAAATACCATGGACTTGCTGATGTTGAAGAAAAATACCGTCACAGATATGTTGATTTAATAGTTAATGATGAATCAATGCAAACATTCTGAACAAGAACTAAAATTATTAGCGAAATCAGAAGATACTTTGATGAAAAAGGTTACATGGAAGTAGAAACACCATTCTTACATGATTACTTATCAGGGGCTTCAGCTAGACCTTTTACAACTCACCATAATGCTTTAGATCAAGAATTTGTGCTTAGAATTGCTACAGAAATTCCACTTAAAAAATTATTAGTAGGTGGAGTTGATAGAGTTTATGAAATAGGTCGTATTTTCAGAAATGAAGGAATTGATACAACTCACAACCCTGAATTTACTTCAATTGAATTTTATGAAGCATATTCAAACCTTGAAGGTATGATGCAACATACAGAAGCTTTATTTAGAAGACTTGCTGAAAAATTAGGAAAACAAACTGTAATTAACAAAGGTGTTGAAATCGATTTAACTAAACCATTTAATAGAATTGATATGGTGGATGCAGTTTCTGAAGCAACAGGAGTTAACTTTAAAGAAATTAGCTTTGAGCAAGCTAAAGAAGTTGCAAACAAATATGGAATTAAAGTACAAAAATTCCATCAATTAGGACACATTATTAATGAATTATTCGAAGAATTAATCGAAAAAACATTAATTCAACCAACATTTGTATATGGACACCCAATTGAAATATCTCCACTTACAGCAAAAGGAAGTGATCCAAGATTTACAGAACGTGCAGAGTTATTCATTAATACTAAAGAATATGCAAACATGTATACAGAGCTTTCAGACCCAATTGATCAATTACAACGTTTCCAAGAACAATTAGAAGAAAAGAACAATGGAAATGATGAAGCAAGTGATATTGACTGAGATTTCGTAGAAGCACTTGAATACGGAATGCCTCCTACAGGTGGATGTGGAATTGGTATTGACCGTTTAACAATGCTTCTTGCTGAAAAAGATTCAATTAGAGATGTTTTATTATTCCCAACAATGAAAAGAAAATAA
- a CDS encoding ABC transporter ATP-binding protein: MNLENQEKDNSQLNTAEHTQENTLETHIEEEVVLTKKTADTKITVKNVFEVLDSDGGANKITVDRSIAKKLRKAANRKRPADDHKELKNSEGSIIEVKDVSKYYLSGNTVTRVLKNISLDIKKGEFVMIFGKSGGGKSTLLNLISGLDRPSRGDVIVCDNNLPYMSDNQLTLFRRQHVSFIFQNYNLLQNLNGYDNVETGAWLQKDKEKQLDIDKLFEEFDIVDIKNKFPSQMSGGQQQRISILRALAKNAEIIFADEPTGALDEATTEIVLSYLYEINKKYGTTIVMVTHNPLVEPIADRIFHVKKGRISKIKANKETIHPKDLNWAE, from the coding sequence ATGAATTTAGAAAATCAAGAAAAAGACAATTCTCAATTAAACACTGCTGAACATACTCAAGAAAATACATTAGAAACTCATATTGAAGAAGAAGTTGTTTTAACTAAAAAAACAGCCGATACTAAAATAACAGTTAAAAATGTTTTTGAAGTATTAGACTCAGATGGTGGTGCTAATAAAATTACTGTTGATAGATCTATAGCTAAAAAACTTAGAAAAGCAGCAAACAGAAAACGTCCAGCTGATGATCATAAAGAACTTAAAAATAGTGAAGGAAGTATTATTGAAGTTAAAGATGTTTCAAAATACTACCTATCAGGAAACACTGTAACTAGAGTTTTAAAAAATATTTCACTAGATATTAAAAAAGGTGAATTTGTTATGATCTTTGGTAAATCAGGTGGGGGTAAATCAACACTTTTAAACCTTATTTCAGGGCTTGATAGACCTTCAAGAGGTGATGTTATAGTTTGTGATAATAACTTACCTTATATGTCTGATAATCAATTAACTTTATTCAGAAGACAACACGTAAGCTTTATCTTCCAAAACTACAACTTGCTTCAAAACCTTAATGGTTATGATAATGTTGAAACAGGTGCCTGATTACAAAAAGATAAAGAAAAACAACTTGATATAGATAAGCTATTTGAAGAATTTGATATTGTAGATATCAAAAACAAATTCCCTTCTCAAATGTCTGGAGGTCAACAACAACGTATTTCTATTCTACGTGCTTTAGCTAAAAATGCTGAAATCATTTTTGCTGACGAACCTACTGGAGCGCTTGATGAAGCGACTACAGAAATTGTTCTTTCTTACTTATATGAAATTAACAAGAAATATGGAACAACAATTGTTATGGTTACCCACAACCCACTTGTTGAACCAATTGCTGATAGAATTTTCCATGTTAAAAAAGGAAGAATTTCTAAGATAAAAGCAAATAAAGAAACAATTCATCCTAAAGATTTGAATTGAGCAGAATAA